A genomic stretch from Methylorubrum extorquens includes:
- the bchX gene encoding bacteriochlorophyllide reductase iron protein subunit BchX (Evidence 2b : Function from indirect experimental evidences (e.g. phenotypes); Product type e : enzyme) produces the protein MNLQLSKAALDAATRLRAEAAIEPDSVATGEIKRETQIIAIYGKGGIGKSFTLANLSYMMAQQGKKVLLIGCDPKSDTTSLLFGGRACPTIIETSTKKKLAGEAVAIGDVCFKRDGVYAMELGGPEVGRGCGGRGIIHGFELLEKLGFHEWGFDYVLLDFLGDVVCGGFGLPIARDMCQKVIVVGSNDLQSLYVANNVCSAVEYFRKMGGNVGVGGLVINKDDGTGEAQAFADATGIPVLASIPADDDIRRKSANYEIIGKPDGRWGSLFADLSQNVADAAPHQPTPLSQDALLGLFSSEATGRNVVLEPATIEDMCGRTSLTKPSLEVVYDEV, from the coding sequence ATGAACCTACAGCTCAGCAAGGCGGCGCTGGACGCCGCGACGAGGCTGCGGGCCGAGGCCGCCATCGAGCCCGATTCGGTCGCGACCGGCGAGATCAAGCGCGAGACGCAGATTATCGCGATCTACGGCAAGGGCGGCATCGGCAAGTCGTTCACCCTGGCCAATCTCAGCTACATGATGGCCCAGCAGGGCAAGAAGGTTCTGCTGATCGGCTGCGACCCGAAGAGCGACACGACCTCGCTCCTGTTCGGCGGGCGCGCCTGCCCGACCATCATCGAAACCTCGACGAAGAAGAAGCTCGCAGGCGAGGCAGTCGCCATCGGCGACGTCTGCTTCAAGCGCGACGGCGTCTACGCGATGGAACTCGGCGGCCCGGAGGTCGGCCGCGGCTGCGGCGGGCGCGGGATCATCCACGGCTTCGAGCTGCTGGAAAAACTCGGCTTCCATGAATGGGGCTTCGACTACGTCCTGCTCGACTTCCTCGGCGACGTGGTCTGTGGCGGCTTCGGTCTGCCGATCGCCCGGGACATGTGCCAGAAGGTCATCGTCGTCGGCTCCAACGACCTACAGTCGCTCTACGTCGCCAACAACGTCTGCTCGGCAGTCGAATACTTCCGCAAGATGGGCGGCAATGTCGGCGTCGGCGGTCTCGTCATCAACAAGGACGACGGCACGGGCGAAGCGCAGGCCTTTGCGGACGCGACGGGCATTCCGGTGCTGGCCTCGATCCCGGCCGATGACGACATCCGCCGCAAGAGCGCGAATTACGAGATCATCGGTAAGCCCGACGGGCGCTGGGGCTCGCTTTTCGCCGACCTCTCCCAGAACGTGGCGGACGCCGCACCGCACCAGCCGACGCCGCTGAGCCAGGACGCGCTGCTCGGCCTGTTCTCCAGCGAAGCCACGGGACGCA
- the bchC gene encoding 2-desacetyl-2-hydroxyethyl bacteriochlorophyllide a dehydrogenase (Evidence 2b : Function from indirect experimental evidences (e.g. phenotypes); Product type e : enzyme) — translation MEALAVVLERPEQLALNRLALTPATEGDATVAVSWSGISTGTERLLWSGRMPPFPGMGYPLVPGYESVGTVVETDANSGLRVGQTVFVPGARCFGAVNGLFGGAASHLIAPASRLVPVDAALGDRACLIALAATAYHALSSIVPGKRSLIVGHGVLGRLLARLTVLAGGEPVVWERETLRAAGDFGYSVLAPDDDPARDYSTVTDVSGDSSLLDTLIGRLAPGGEIVLAGFYEAPLAFAFPPAFLREARIRVSAEWRPGDLAAVRALIEAGRLSLDGLITHRVPATEAGEAYRKAFADPACLKMILDWRACS, via the coding sequence ATGGAAGCGTTGGCCGTCGTCCTTGAACGACCGGAGCAGTTGGCGCTCAACCGCCTCGCGCTCACCCCCGCGACCGAGGGCGATGCGACCGTTGCCGTCTCCTGGAGCGGCATCAGCACGGGGACCGAGCGCCTGCTCTGGTCCGGCCGGATGCCGCCTTTTCCCGGCATGGGGTATCCGCTGGTGCCCGGTTACGAGTCGGTCGGCACGGTGGTCGAGACCGATGCCAATAGCGGCCTGCGCGTCGGGCAAACCGTGTTCGTGCCCGGCGCCCGCTGCTTCGGCGCGGTCAACGGTCTGTTCGGCGGCGCGGCCTCGCACCTGATCGCCCCGGCCTCCCGCCTCGTCCCGGTCGATGCCGCGCTCGGCGACCGCGCCTGCCTCATCGCCCTGGCGGCGACCGCCTACCACGCCCTGTCCAGCATCGTGCCCGGCAAGCGCAGTCTGATCGTCGGCCACGGCGTGCTCGGCCGGCTGCTCGCGCGGCTGACGGTGCTGGCCGGCGGCGAGCCCGTGGTGTGGGAACGCGAGACGCTGCGGGCTGCGGGTGACTTCGGCTATTCCGTGCTCGCCCCCGACGACGATCCGGCGCGTGACTATTCCACCGTCACCGATGTCAGCGGCGATTCGAGCCTGCTCGACACGCTGATCGGCCGCCTCGCGCCCGGCGGGGAGATCGTGCTGGCCGGCTTCTACGAAGCGCCGCTCGCCTTCGCCTTCCCACCCGCCTTCCTGCGCGAGGCCCGCATCCGGGTCTCGGCGGAGTGGCGGCCGGGCGATCTCGCGGCGGTCCGGGCCCTGATCGAAGCCGGACGCCTGTCGCTCGACGGACTCATCACCCACCGGGTGCCCGCCACGGAAGCGGGGGAGGCCTACCGCAAAGCGTTCGCCGATCCGGCCTGCCTGAAGATGATCCTCGATTGGAGGGCCTGCTCATGA